From Pseudomonas sp. stari2, a single genomic window includes:
- the lgt gene encoding prolipoprotein diacylglyceryl transferase produces MLPYPQIDPVALAIGPLKIHWYGLMYLVGIGGAWLLASRRLNRFDPTWTKEKLSDLVFWLSMGVIVGGRLGYVLFYDLSAYIANPTLIFEVWKGGMSFHGGFIGVMLAALWFGKRNGKSFFQLMDFVAPMVPIGLGAGRIGNFINAELWGKATDVPWAMVFPPFSDPAQLPRHPSQLYQFALEGVALFLILWLFSRKPRPTMAVSGMFALFYGIFRFIVEFVRVPDAQLGYLAWNWLTMGQILCVPMIIGGLFLIWLAYRRAPSAPVAPTA; encoded by the coding sequence AAATCCATTGGTACGGCCTGATGTATCTGGTCGGCATCGGCGGTGCGTGGCTGCTGGCGTCGCGCCGGCTCAACCGTTTTGACCCGACCTGGACCAAGGAGAAACTCTCCGATCTGGTGTTCTGGCTCTCGATGGGCGTGATTGTCGGCGGGCGACTGGGCTATGTGCTGTTCTACGATCTGAGCGCCTACATCGCCAACCCGACGCTGATTTTCGAGGTGTGGAAGGGCGGCATGTCGTTCCACGGCGGCTTCATCGGCGTGATGCTGGCGGCTTTGTGGTTCGGCAAGCGTAACGGCAAGTCGTTCTTCCAGCTGATGGACTTCGTGGCACCGATGGTGCCGATCGGTCTGGGCGCCGGACGTATCGGCAACTTCATCAACGCCGAGCTGTGGGGCAAGGCCACCGATGTGCCATGGGCCATGGTGTTCCCGCCGTTCAGCGACCCGGCGCAACTGCCGCGCCACCCGTCGCAGCTGTATCAGTTCGCACTGGAAGGCGTCGCGCTGTTCCTGATCCTCTGGCTGTTCTCGCGCAAGCCGCGACCAACCATGGCGGTCTCGGGCATGTTCGCGCTGTTCTATGGCATCTTCCGTTTCATCGTCGAATTCGTCCGCGTGCCGGATGCGCAACTGGGCTACCTGGCCTGGAACTGGCTGACCATGGGTCAGATCCTCTGCGTACCGATGATCATCGGCGGGCTGTTCCTGATCTGGCTGGCCTACCGCCGTGCCCCGTCGGCGCCGGTTGCACCGACAGCTTAA